The following are encoded together in the Marmota flaviventris isolate mMarFla1 chromosome 18, mMarFla1.hap1, whole genome shotgun sequence genome:
- the LOC114082757 gene encoding vomeronasal type-1 receptor 4-like, whose translation MFPSDTMFGVFLVSQLCVGVAGNLFLFLLYMHTFSVQRHMKLMDPVFSHLTLANTLTITFTLTPHVASSFGVRQFLDDVGCKAVLYMYRVTRGVSICTTSLLSAFQAITVSPRNSKWAWLKFKLPTWTCPFFLFFWVINMLIYSHTIETITATRNLTLVGRGYVHPYCQTRQFGNQNAGRFLSVILIHDLVFVSLMIGTSLYMVNLLYRHHRRAQHLHSSCVSSHTSPEHKATRTILLLVSCFVAFYFSNNYLTLYSFYAHKKIPRLAGLSGALSSCYPTICPFLLMKNNKIVSQFTSSFSQ comes from the coding sequence ATGTTCCCAAGTGACACAATGTTTGGTGTTTTTCTAGTCTCACAGCTGTGCGTGGGAGTCGCGGGGAACTTGTTCCTCTTCCTGTTGTACATGCACACCTTCTCAGTCCAGCGTCACATGAAGCTTATGGATCCTGTTTTTTCCCACCTCACCTTGGCCAATACTTTGACAATCACCTTCACACTGACACCACATGTAGCGTCATCCTTCGGAGTAAGACAATTTCTGGACGATGTTGGTTGCAAAGCAGTCCTGTATATGTACAGAGTGACGCGGGGTGTTTCCATCTGCACCACCTCTCTTCTGAGCGCCTTTCAAGCCATCACTGTCAGTCCCAGGAACTCTAAGTGGGCGTGGCTTAAATTTAAGCTCCCTACATGGACTtgtccattctttcttttcttctgggtCATCAACATGCTCATCTACAGCCACACCATAGAAACCATAACAGCCACTAGAAATTTGACTCTGGTTGGTCGTGGCTATGTTCATCCATACTGCCAAACCAGGCAGTTTGGAAACCAAAACGCAGGGAGATTTCTAAGTGTCATCTTGATTCATGACCTGGTGTTTGTGTCCCTCATGATTGGCACCAGCCTGTACATGGTGAATCTCCTCTACAGACACCACAGGAGAGCCCAGCACCTCCACAGCTCCTGCGTCTCCTCCCACACATCTCCTGAACACAAAGCCACCCGCACCATCCTCCTGCTTGTAAGTTGCTTCGTGGCCTTTTACTTCTCAAACAACTATTTGactctttattccttttatgcACACAAGAAAATCCCAAGGCTGGCAGGGCTGAGTGGAGCTTTATCTTCATGCTACCCAACCATCTGCCCATTTTTGctgatgaaaaataataaaattgtttcccAATTTACTTCATCCTTTTCACAATAA
- the LOC139702711 gene encoding vomeronasal type-1 receptor 4-like translates to MHTFLFQHHVKKIMEPIFSLLMLANTLIITFTLIPHIMSSFGVRWFGDSVGCKVVLYTYRVTRGVSLCTTSLLSAFQAITVSPSNSKWAWLKCKLSTWTCPSFLFFWIFNMLIYLRIIETVTARSNFTLVGHGYVDAYCQTRQFGNQNSGTYIMSLLMIRDLVSVLLMIGTSLYMVNLLYRHRRRALHLHSPHVSSQTSPEHKATRTILLLVGWFVFFYFSNNCLTLYLFYAHEKIPSLEGISAVLPNHLPVFADEK, encoded by the coding sequence ATGCACACCTTCTTATTTCAGCATCATGTGAAGAAGATTATGGAAcccattttctctcttctcatgTTGGCCAACACTTTGATAATCACATTCACATTGATACCACATATCATGTCATCCTTTGGAGTAAGATGGTTTGGGGATAGTGTTGGTTGCAAAGTAGTCTTGTATACATACAGAGTGACGCGGGGTGTTTCCCTGTGCACCACCTCTCTCCTGAGTGCCTTTCAAGCCATCACTGTCAGTCCCAGTAACTCAAAGTGGGCGTGGCTTAAATGTAAGCTCTCTACATGGACTTGTCCCTCATTCCTTTTCTTCTGGATCTTCAACATGCTCATCTACTTACGCATCATTGAAACTGTCACAGCCAGGAGCAATTTCACTCTGGTTGGTCATGGCTATGTTGATGCCTACTGTCAAACCAGGCAGTTTGGGAATCAGAACTCAGGGACATATATTATGAGTCTTTTGATGATTCGAGATCTGGTGTCGGTGCTCCTCATGATCGGCACCAGCCTGTACATGGTGAATCTCCTCTACAGACACCGCAGGAGAGCCCTGCACCTCCACAGCCCCCACGTCTCCTCCCAGACATCTCCTGAACACAAAGCCACCCGCACCATCCTCCTGCTTGTAGGTTGGtttgtgttcttttatttctcaAACAACTGTCtgactctttatttattttatgcacaTGAGAAAATTCCAAGCCTGGAGGGGATTAGCGCAGTTTTACCCAACCATCTGCCCGTTTTTGctgatgaaaaataa